GATAATGTTGAATGTATAATTGTAACATTATTTGGTGCACTAGTAAATCTTGGAAAATCCCCATTTGCTAGCTCAATTTGATTGGTTGATTCCGCTTTCAATGCAATTGGATCATAAATGTAAACGactttcttgtttttgttcttggTAGACAGAGTTACGTTAAATTTAGTAGCAAGTCTTGTAGTGTCATCAGGAGATGTGGTGAGATTGAACTGCGAAATTTTAAGAGAGGATATTGAAAATGAAGGGAGTTGAGGACGATAAAGGAAGTAAAATATTGTACTAGCAATAGCTACGAGTATAAGAATAATGATGATCATGAGAATAGTCCAACAACAACATCGACAAAAACATCTACGACAATTGCAACCACGACCACGGCGTTTGTGTCGATAGTTCGGTCGATAAGGAATTCGATTTGGATTGTACGTTTGGCTCTTAGGGTTGTGCGTTTGatttttcggtgtagggttcgaGGTgggggtggtggtggtggtggtggtgccATTAGGCTTGGTTGCCATTTTGGTACAAAGTGGAAAATGTAGTATAGTTGGTCGATAACGATTAATAATTGAACCTGACTAATTTCGTGACGTTGATATCATGAAggaaaaaggagaggagaaaatagatgatgaaaaaatattttttttgaaagagcTTTTTAACAATTGATAAATGGATGTTTGGTggataataaatcataaaacatGGTGAAGTAAAGTGTCAATGTCTTAGttcttagggttttttttttcttgtattttagttcaaagttttattttttggtgtgaGACGTGAACTCCATAACCACAAAGGGGACATagatacaatataatatagacACCTCACCAATTAAGTGAGAATATATCCTAGCaagataatatttgaattttagttttatattatgAAACATGCACCTAAAAAAATACGATTTTcgataaatattatatcatagaTTTTTATATTCGTAGAAAAATCACTATTTTCTTgtagaaatatttttagatctttaatttagaaaattatattcattttattttaatttttgttatactATCTTTTTTTAATCTGCAGAATGGCTCAAATACAACAGTGACCTAAAGAccttaaatttttaacttttttgtgaAGTTTATTATAAGTTAATTCATTTAGACTTTTTTTGGGACATAACATTCTAGATTTGTTGAACTTCTATTATTTGTTAAGAAAACTGAGGCCCTCAAATTTGGAGGCGTATGACAATTGTGTCcctgttaaataattaattttcgaaaagaaaaatatctttatatatTTAATCGTAGTTTAACTTTAAACTTCTCTCATTTTAAGCTGTACTATTTTAATTGACATGTTTTTTACGGTCGCAAAAATATCACGATATATTTAAAACTAcgagttaattttattttaaaatttatactaaatcaAACAAATCACATGAATTTAAACAATGAAGAactatcaaaaatttatttcttatattatgcatattaaaattcaaacgtCCTTAAATACTCATTACTAAATTCCTTAACTTCGTcattatataattgaattttgaCTTCTTTTGAAGTTCGATTTCTGTCACTatcttatttattaatatggcaccaaaaaaataaattttttttttacaaatttcaatttatctataaaaacattattgttattttactgAAAATACATGGAGCATATATTTTGcagtctttttttttattttcttttttcttttaggtGATGATGTGCAACCCACGTTTCATGAGATCTAAGTTTGAGGTTGACACGTTggagtaataatataataaagtgGTCTTTGGTAAAAAGTATTTTCTCTTCGAGATGAATCTTTTTAGcgtaaattaaaattaatcgaactttaaaagaatattattaacaataataaaatatgtagaTATTGAGATTTTGTGGAATTTAGAAGACTAAGTTTCGATTTTAATTATTGCTCTTGGGGCTATCCTACCTTGCATCTTGGctcatttttataaaatgaataGAAAAGTCTTTTAGGTcagaatgatattttattttaaaaaaatatttttaacctttttaattttaatatattttaatttaaaaatgtaaaaaaaaagatcagtttattttaatataaaaaaatattataattttttaaaattttctgacTATTGAGCACTTTcttaaatgaataatatattatcttgaatatatttcataaattcatataatattcataCAGAAATTGGTCaacaactaaatattttaagaaatctACAAAATTCAGATCAAATAAATCTCAAGGATGTTCATACCATCTTATATGTTTGAGAAAATATTACTAATGACACTCCGAATCACAAAGATCATCAAGAGAGAAGAATTAAGGGAAAGAACATAATTCTATTCACTTTATATtagaaaacaaatatatattcttcCCTAAGTTTGCAACTAATAACCCTCGAATCATGAAAATTTTTTAGAGATTAAATCAAGAAGAAATAGATTGCATGGAACTTTACAAGAATTAAGTGTACATATTTTGTAATTTCTTGTGAAATCAAATAAACGAAAAACTCCACTATTATTATCCTCACACTACAATATGATATCAAGAGCATGGATCCTATCGGCTGGGGTGCTAATGATACGGTTCAGTCGATTATTCTTCTAAAAATATActattctaattttattttttttgatattttataatataataactaaaattagattttttaaaatcatttcaatCATATCGATTTCTTTTCTGTATCGGTGCGGTTTggttaatttttcatttttttttacttttaaaata
The DNA window shown above is from Solanum lycopersicum chromosome 11, SLM_r2.1 and carries:
- the LOC101252955 gene encoding NDR1/HIN1-like protein 6 translates to MATKPNGTTTTTTTPTSNPTPKNQTHNPKSQTYNPNRIPYRPNYRHKRRGRGCNCRRCFCRCCCWTILMIIIILILVAIASTIFYFLYRPQLPSFSISSLKISQFNLTTSPDDTTRLATKFNVTLSTKNKNKKVVYIYDPIALKAESTNQIELANGDFPRFTSAPNNVTIIHSTLSIVSQVLDVDSISSLKLDMKRKSGMPMRILLDTKVVVKMDKLKTNKVGIRVTCDGINGPIPKGKNPSVASITTAKCKVDLRIKILRWTF